The Alnus glutinosa chromosome 7, dhAlnGlut1.1, whole genome shotgun sequence genome includes a region encoding these proteins:
- the LOC133873338 gene encoding exocyst complex component EXO70H1-like, whose translation MHLRVLKVETVSGRVAHIHLRVPNNRAEEYRHVKLKRLALFPISPIQPNLFLETNGALRVFITTHQKQQAQNQTARASSKSFPLPRKGMRRICFHSRTPSFSVSRHSSPAGPSVSTPWPIFPDFMIDQSIEAAAALVTKWDPESSTYAKVTSLFYESKQEAMEFINCVNALQKAMHSLVSENSTSEKLVRAQNLMQIAMKRLQKEFYQILSMNRAHLDPESVAARSSRASTRSCTSDYEDDEDVRTAGDAIDEVEEASSIAMADLRSIAECMISSGYAKECSSTYNINRKSIVDEGIYRLGVEKLSSSHINKMDWEVLDLKIWSWLSAVKISLKTLLHGERILCDHVFAASDSIRESCFAEISKEGATLLFGFPEVVAKSKSPKSPEKIFRVLDMYTAISENWPEIESIFALESTATVRSQALTSLIGITESVRAMVSDFESTIQKNSYSKSLVLGGGVHPLTLDAMNYLSMLADYSNVLEDIFAECPPPQRSSLPESYFDIPQSDDSQAPAISMRMAWLILVLLCKLDRNAKHYKDVSLSYIFLTNNLQHVVSKVRKSNLQYLLGEEWITRHEAKARQFATNYERLAWGKVVASLPQNPSAVISPAEAKEIFRKFNLSFAEACRKQSSVIVSDPKLRDEIKVSIARKVVTVYREFYEKHRLTVGGERNVGLYVRFAPEDVGNHLSDLFFGTTDSVSSPSSSSSSTHRRRLRVRA comes from the coding sequence ATGCATTTAAGAGTGCTAAAAGTTGAAACAGTAAGCGGACGCGTAGCTCATATCCATTTAAGAGTGCCAAACAATCGGGCCGAAGAATATCGCCATGTGAAACTGAAACGCTTAGCTCTGTTTCCCATTTCACCCATCCAGCCAAATCTTTTCCTGGAAACAAACGGAGCTTTGCGTGTATTTATCACCACCCATCAAAAGCAACAAGCCCAAAATCAAACAGCTCGAGCTTCTTCTAAAAGCTTCCCATTGCCGAGAAAGGGAATGAGGAGGATATGCTTTCACTCCAGAACGCCGTCGTTTTCCGTCTCTCGCCACTCCTCACCTGCAGGACCCTCCGTCTCAACCCCTTGGCCCATCTTCCCGGACTTCATGATCGACCAGAGTATCGAGGCCGCCGCGGCCTTGGTCACGAAATGGGACCCGGAGAGCTCCACGTACGCCAAAGTCACGTCCCTCTTCTACGAGAGCAAACAAGAGGCCATGGAGTTCATCAATTGCGTGAACGCCCTCCAGAAGGCCATGCACTCCTTGGTCTCAGAGAACTCCACGTCCGAGAAGCTCGTCCGCGCCCAGAACCTCATGCAGATCGCCATGAAGAGGCTCCAGAAGGAGTTCTACCAAATCCTCTCCATGAACCGGGCCCACCTGGACCCCGAGTCCGTCGCTGCCAGATCCTCACGCGCCTCCACGAGATCATGCACGTCCGATTATGAGGACGACGAAGATGTGCGGACCGCCGGTGATGCCATCGACGAGGTCGAGGAGGCATCTTCCATTGCCATGGCGGACTTGAGGTCCATAGCCGAATGCATGATCTCCTCCGGCTACGCCAAAGAGTGCTCGAGTACATACAACATCAACAGAAAATCTATAGTCGACGAAGGCATTTACCGACTAGGCGTGGAGAAACTGAGTTCCTCTCATATTAACAAGATGGACTGGGAAGTTCTGGACCTGAAGATCTGGAGCTGGCTGAGCGCAGTGAAGATCTCCTTGAAAACGCTCTTACATGGGGAGAGAATTCTCTGCGACCACGTCTTCGCTGCCTCCGACTCTATCAGAGAGTCTTGCTTTGCCGAGATCTCCAAAGAAGGCGCTACTCTTCTGTTCGGATTCCCCGAAGTCGTTGCCAAAAGCAAATCTCCGAAATCTCCCGAGAAAATCTTCCGCGTGCTCGACATGTACACCGCCATTTCCGAGAACTGGCCCGAGATCGAGTCCATCTTCGCGCTCGAATCCACCGCCACAGTCCGATCCCAAGCCCTCACATCGCTGATCGGGATCACCGAGTCAGTGCGCGCAATGGTATCGGACTTCGAGTCAACGATCCAGAAGAACTCGTACTCCAAGTCGCTCGTCCTCGGCGGCGGGGTCCACCCACTGACGCTTGACGCGATGAACTACCTCTCGATGCTCGCCGATTACAGCAACGTCCTCGAAGATATTTTCGCCGAGTGCCCTCCGCCGCAGAGATCGTCGCTGCCAGAATCTTACTTCGATATTCCACAGTCCGATGACTCTCAGGCACCGGCGATTTCCATGCGCATGGCTTGGCTAATCCTCGTGCTTCTGTGTAAGCTTGACCGCAACGCCAAGCATTACAAAGACGTATCGCTCTCATACATATTCCTAACCAACAATCTTCAACACGTGGTCTCCAAGGTCCGTAAGTCGAACCTTCAGTACCTTCTTGGAGAGGAATGGATCACGAGGCACGAAGCGAAAGCGAGACAGTTCGCCACGAATTACGAGAGGTTGGCGTGGGGCAAGGTGGTGGCGTCACTGCCGCAGAATCCATCTGCCGTGATTTCGCCTGCGGAAGCGAAGGagatattcagaaaattcaatttgAGCTTCGCGGAAGCGTGTCGGAAGCAGAGTTCAGTCATCGTATCGGACCCGAAACTCCGAGACGAAATCAAGGTGTCCATAGCGAGAAAGGTTGTGACGGTTTACAGGGAATTTTACGAGAAGCATAGGCTTACCGTTGGAGGAGAGAGGAACGTGGGGTTATATGTCAGATTTGCCCCTGAAGATGTGGGGAATCACCTATCGGATTTGTTCTTTGGGACGACGGACTCGGTAAGTAGCCCTTCCTCTTCGTCCTCCTCGACTCATCGGCGGCGTTTGCGGGTCAGAGCGTAG